gacagcttattttcaccttcgaaacattgctaaggtccgagatatgctcactcctgctgacagtgaaaaacttgtccatgcatttatcacatcaaggctagattattgtaaccctgttctttctgctcttccaaagagcactatttcgcacctacagcgagttcagaacgcggctgcaagggttctgacccgcaagagaaagagagatcatattacacctgcactccactcactgcactggttacctgtcagctttaggatagattttaaggttctagtcatggtttttaaatgtcttcatggtcttgctgctctttacctcagtgaaatgatggttaggtatgttccagtcaggtctctgaggtcttcaaacagtaatctactggtgattcctagatgccgattaaagattggcgagggtgcttttagccactatggcccaaagctctggaattctcttcctgaagagctcagaggcatttcatccctgaatagtttcaagaacagtctcaaaactttcctgtttagatcagcttttagttaagaaactctagtctattattttataatttgccactttatttagttatttctttttatctttaattttaatattttattttcatcttcttatatttacttatcttctttttgtcttctcctttttatgtttcttttatttatactgtaaagcactttgagttgcatgtatgtatgaaaggtgctatacaaataaagattattattattattattattattattaataactcAACGCATGGCGAACACACAGAAAACCAAAaggaaaaaacaaggacaccaggggaagtagctggctaGCTGGCAAACGCCGCGaggaacaaaaaacccttcccaaaaccaaaaggacaggaagaataacagcgggaggaaaacttgaaagaggccagggagcggcgcaggaggtaagaACTCGAATGGACAGggatacaaacaaaacaactgaaacGAATAAGAGAcagggtggcgagacaccgCGCAGAGACAACAGGGAAATGGCGTGAGGTTGACGACATGAAGCAGACAACTCAGCGGTGAGGCACTGCGTCTGTCATCCTTATAAAGACGGGATGACAGGTGAAAGCCATTACCGCTGATTTGTCTGAGGTCTGACTCgcgggctcctcctggtggcaaCCGGAGGGGCCGCCCTGGGCCCAGCCCTGACAAAATATCAATTTTCTTGGTTACTGGCATAGGCTATTTACCTGTGATATGTGGGTATTACAGTAGTAAGTGTTTTTACTGTGGACTCCACTACCTGTATTAAGAGACGGGACTCTGGCAGCTGGGAAATTTGGTGTCTTCCGTACATCTGCACAAAAGGTCTGTCTAGCCTCTCTCTAGTATTTACTTCCTTCCTGTTTGAACATGACAAAtgctatataaaaaaaaacttattattattattattagggttgaAGGGGATACATGTAAACATCTATATTTGTAATAGCTTATTTAAAGTCATTTATGGTTTATTTAAGTTTTTATGGTCATTTAAGTTTTTTATAAATTTTGACATTATGTTAAGCAGACATTACATTATGATTTTTCCTCTAGCCCTCCTGTTGTGTTCaggtcaaatctgaccgatttacaacttaaaccactcataaatattgtgttttacatctgattgctgcaaggccttatgccatcctccacactatgcactggaacatataaaagtgatgatcatcttttgagtgttttaaaccaatgTTTTACATCTGTCTTGTTGCCGGTCAAACGTGACCGTCACAGGAAATACACACacctattcacacacacacacacctaaacacacacagacacacacacacctaaacagacacacacacagacacacacacacacacacacacagacactcactcactcactcacacacacctacacacacagacacacacacacacacgttatgcctatgtttgcaaggcccactctgatctgagtgtgaccactcgtgcatgaattcacatgcgcacacacacacagacacctacacacacactcacacacacctacacacacacacctacacagacacacacctacacacacacacactcactcactcactcacacacacctacacacacagacacagacacacacacacatgttatgcctatgtttgcaaggcccactctgatctgagtgtgacatgccactcacttTGTGCTAACTGCTGCAAAACCACAGCTAAGCTACTGAAATAATGGCTACcaaatgtttattaaaaaaatatttatgaaaAGAAAATCTGTGGAATCTCATAACAAAGCAAGACTCTTAGCTTTGTGTCATCTGAAATCTCTAATGAATTGCGTGGGTGACATTTGGGTGTTATTTACATGCTTACGTCAAAGAACATCCCTCAGAGTATTCCTCACAAACGCATGGTTTAAAGCTCCGGCCCGCTGATTCCAGAGGCCTGCCCCCGGGTCACAGGAGCAAACATTAAGATATGTTTCATTATCTCACAAACGTATGTGCTGCTGTCATTTGCAACTGAGCACAGTACACAGATTTCACTTAATTCACTATTACAAGTAGTATTTTTTTGCCCTTTTTTAAAAAATTCATGTTGCTTCTTTTTTGTGAGATGAACAGCACAACCAACATTGCAGAGTTTATCCTGCAAGGCTTCCCAGGACTCTCTGCTCAGTATCATTCACTGACTGCTGCTGCTTTTTTCATCATCTATCTGATTCTGGCAGCTGGGAATGTTTTTGTCATCATCTTTGTAGCGTCTGAACGAGGTCTTCAGAAGCCAACATACATAATTTTCTGCAATCTTGCATTAGCAGATTTGGGATTTGGGACTACAACTCTTCCGAGAATTATTTCTAAGTACTGGGTGTCCAACAGCCTGGTGCCGTTCAAAGCTTGTTTTACACAAATGTATTTTGCTCATTACTTAGGAGCGTGCAGTTCATTTTTCATGGCATTAATGGCCCTTGACCGATTGATTGCTATAAGCAAGCCACTCAGATACACAGCACTAATTAATAACTGCACCGTGGCAGTTCTTTGTTTAATGGTGTGGACTGCCAACCTCATACAGCTTGGTGTAATCGTTGGCCAGGCCCTTAGTGTAATTTATTGTGGTCCAAACATCATAGTTCAGTGCTACTGCGATCACATCTCCATAATCAGACTGGCATGTGCAGATGTAACCACCATAAGAAATACTGCTACCTCCATCGCTATGACAGTGCTATGGGGTCccttattttttattatatattcttATGTGGTGATCATTATTTCGGTTATGAGAATCTCAAGTAAAGAGGGGCGACTCAAAATCTTTCTAACATGCACTCCCCAGTTGTTTATAATTGCCCTGTACTATCTGCCCAGAAGCTTTGCATATTTGGCACATGCGTTTGGCTTTGATTTCGGAACTGACGTCCGCATTATGATAACAATGACATACAGTCTGTTTCCTGCTCTGATCAATCCATTCATTTACTGCTTTAAGACCAAAGAAATTAAAGACACACTAATAAAGAAAATTAAACAATGTCAGGTGGGAATAGACATGCATTTTACATAAACCAGGGAATTTAGTTTCTTAAAGTCACATGTAGTAAATGATCATGTGTAGTaacataaatatttaatatgtaaATTTGTACATGCTATGTCATATTGTGTGAGATAGACATTATTTTAATAAGCAGTATTTTACATTCTAGAATATAAAAATGATCCACTAGCTTGTTTTTTTCTCTAAACTGTAAACCTTTGACTAAACTGTACTAGCGTTGAAGCTTTGCTATTATGTTGACATttctttaaaatatataatctTTCATGACCTAAAGTAAATAGGTTCCCTATAttaacaaatacatttttaggCTCTGATGTAATATAATTCTAATGATTACTTATCAAGTTAACCTAGGCAATGGGCCAATGGGTCCTGAagtaaaaatgaaaacatctTTGTATCAAGCAAGATAAACCTTTCCCCTTATGTACAAATATATTGAACACAGCCAGTGACTCAGTGAAtcagtgagtcttcagtctgttTGAACACAGCCAGTGAAtcagtgagtcttcagtctgttTGAACACCACCAGTGACTCATCTGTACGGACAGGAAGCTTGTCTTCTTTGTGTCTCGAGGGATGGTGATTCAAACTGAGCAGTATCAAAGGCTCAAAGaaagcatggtgcagaactatTGATTAGTGCTGGTCCAGTTTTATGGTTTTGTATGTTTTAGAAACAGTGCAAAGTAAAGGATCACTTTATATTATAACATTGTGTTAAATAAATTTAGAATCAAGTAAAATTAAGAATCAAGCTGCTACTTGAACTCTCCATGCCTTAACAGTTAAAACTTAATAAAATATCATTTCATCATCTTtcaattacacatgtattttcATAGCACTGCCAGTAGATGGCACTGTATCACCAGCAATAAACTTAAATATCTGCCTTCCTCACGGACATATGCATCCTGGGAATCCTGTGGAAAAATGTGGACACGCCCTGACCAACAATATTCACCTTTCCGTCTCTCATGTAGTCCACATCAGATCATATAGAGGTGCGATTTACAGGAAATTATTAACCATTTATTACCGTTCTAAATAACCTATCACCACATAGCACCTACAAATATTTTTACTAGTTATTCAAATTGAAAGAAAATATATGAACAAGATATTTTTCCTAGATAGCCTACAGAACATATATTTTGATCACTGTCAATTAAAATTAAGTTGCACTGTAATGCCTTTAGAAAAATAGGTCATGATCTGAAAATGTAACACCTTTGTGGCAAATATGTCAGACATTTTCCCATATGTACAACTTTACAGTTTTGTGGTATGCATAAGGTTTAGATGAATATTGTGACAGTGCTTTCAACTGTAAATGTATTTTCAGAGCACTGCCAGCAGATGGCACTACAACACCAGCAATGAATATCAAAATATCGGACCGGATCAGACTTCTCCAAAAGACAAAGACTTATTATATTATGAAAAGGATGACGCAACATGACAAACACAATTATCTTAAGTCTCTCGTGTAATCTTCCTGTTAACTCCGAACTGGACAATGTAGAGTGTTTATGAAACCTTCATTAGAAACATTAGAAACTCAGATTATAAACCTTGTAACCTGACATAGTCTTGTAATCATACTACATTTTCAAATGATCTGTTCTTCATCACTGTGAGTGTCACAGTCACAGTCTGGGATGACAGGTAGGTTCGCTATGTCCTCAAAAACATGTGAGTAGGTATTAAAGTGGACACCCAAGTCAAAGAGGACCTCCCCCTGCTCAACAGCACCACACGCTGGTGTATTTGAAGGGGTCTGGACGTCTCTGAAGGGTGATGGGACTGCCAGTATGAGCTGTCCTCTGGACCAGTCTATAAGACAGGAAACACATGAGGTGAGTCTATAACACAGGAAACAGATGAAGTGAGTCTATAATACAGGATCAGGTGAGATCAAACTGAGAGACTGTTGATTTGAAATTGACAAGTAAAGCCTATTGGCTGAAGTTTCACACTACTCTAAACATTAATGAGACAATTTTATTTCTatatgaacaacacacacacacaagttttgttttgctgtgctCATATTTGTCTCTCATGCCCCCACCTTCAGGGTGAGAGCTGTGCCTGTGGTCCTGTGCACTGCTGAAGCAGAGTTCCTTCTCGCAGTCGTACTCAGAGCAGGTGAAGGAGCTGTGACTCTCACTGTCTGATGAGCTCTCCGCCGTC
This sequence is a window from Brachyhypopomus gauderio isolate BG-103 chromosome 16, BGAUD_0.2, whole genome shotgun sequence. Protein-coding genes within it:
- the LOC143477483 gene encoding olfactory receptor 2AT4-like, with amino-acid sequence MNSTTNIAEFILQGFPGLSAQYHSLTAAAFFIIYLILAAGNVFVIIFVASERGLQKPTYIIFCNLALADLGFGTTTLPRIISKYWVSNSLVPFKACFTQMYFAHYLGACSSFFMALMALDRLIAISKPLRYTALINNCTVAVLCLMVWTANLIQLGVIVGQALSVIYCGPNIIVQCYCDHISIIRLACADVTTIRNTATSIAMTVLWGPLFFIIYSYVVIIISVMRISSKEGRLKIFLTCTPQLFIIALYYLPRSFAYLAHAFGFDFGTDVRIMITMTYSLFPALINPFIYCFKTKEIKDTLIKKIKQCQVGIDMHFT